The Breoghania sp. genome has a segment encoding these proteins:
- a CDS encoding pyruvate carboxylase encodes MSEFSKILIANRGEIAIRVMRAANELGKKTVAVYAQEDKLSLHRFKADEAYRIGEGLGPVAAYLSIPEIIRVARLSGADAIHPGYGLLSENPALVDACREAGIAFIGPSAETMRKLGDKASARKIAIAADVPVIPASEVLDDDMDAARKVAAEIGYPLMLKASWGGGGRGMRPIYGPEELEDKVREGRREAEAAFGNGEGYLEKMIIRARHVEVQLLGDKQGNIYHLWERDCSVQRRNQKVVERAPAPYLSDAQRAEVCELGRRIAAHVGYECAGTAEFLMDMESGNFYFIEVNPRIQVEHTVTEEITGIDIVRAQILLAEGKCLAEATGKASQKAVTHNGHAIQCRITTEDPTNNFIPDYGRISAYRGATGLGVRLDGGTAYSGAVITRYYDSLLEKVTAWAPTPEAAIARMDRALREFRIRGVSTNIDFVINLLRHPTFLNDAYTTRFIDETPSLFDFKPRRDRATKILHYIADISVNGHPETEGRYKPLPDARVAVAPECRVETPVPGTRQIFAERGAKGLADWMLEQKRLLITDTAMRDGHQSLLATRMRSFDMKQVAPAYAANLPELFSVECWGGATFDVAYRFLQENPWQRLRDLRARMPNLLIQMLLRGSNGVGYTNYPDNVVQGFVLQAAKSGVDLFRVFDSLNWVENMRVSIDAVLESGRICEGAICYTGDIDNPARSKYDLKYYVDMARELRDAGVHILGLKDMAGLLKPAAAVSLIRALKEEVGLPIHLHTHDTAGIACATILAAAHAGVDAVDCAMDSLSGNTSQATLGTIVEALERGERETGLDVDAIREISNYWEAVRAYYVAFESGMQAPASEVYLHEMPGGQFTNLKAQARSMGLEERWHDVAKTYAEVNQMFGDIVKVTPSSKVVGDMALMMVSQGLTRAEVEDPNRDISFPDSVVDMMRGNLGRPAGGFPEALQKKILKGETPLDVRPGLKLPPVDFEVKRREASEAAGGVAINNEELNAYLMYPKVFADYRRKFEEIGPVRVLPTPTFFYGMEEGEEISVELDPGKTLEIRCLAITDSDDHGNAKVFFELNGQPRLIRVADRRKGASAVVQKAKAQDGNPNQVGAPMPGAVASIGIKVGSKVKEGDLLLTIEAMKMETGIHAQRDAVVRAIHVTPGEQIDAKDLLVEFEPVTVEA; translated from the coding sequence GCCTGCCGCGAAGCCGGGATCGCCTTTATCGGCCCGTCGGCGGAAACCATGCGCAAGCTTGGCGACAAGGCGAGCGCGCGCAAGATCGCGATCGCGGCCGATGTGCCCGTCATTCCGGCGTCTGAAGTCCTCGACGATGATATGGACGCCGCGCGCAAGGTTGCCGCCGAGATCGGCTATCCCTTGATGCTCAAGGCCTCCTGGGGCGGTGGCGGTCGCGGCATGCGCCCGATCTACGGCCCGGAGGAGCTAGAGGACAAGGTGCGCGAAGGACGGCGCGAGGCCGAGGCCGCATTCGGCAACGGCGAGGGCTATCTGGAAAAGATGATCATCCGCGCCCGCCACGTGGAAGTGCAGCTTCTGGGCGACAAGCAGGGCAACATCTATCACCTGTGGGAGCGCGACTGCTCGGTGCAGCGGCGCAACCAGAAGGTCGTGGAGCGCGCGCCCGCGCCCTACCTGAGCGATGCCCAGCGCGCGGAAGTGTGCGAACTGGGCCGCCGCATCGCGGCCCATGTGGGATATGAATGTGCGGGCACGGCCGAGTTCCTGATGGATATGGAAAGCGGCAATTTCTACTTCATCGAGGTGAACCCGCGCATTCAGGTGGAACACACGGTCACGGAAGAGATCACCGGCATCGATATCGTGCGTGCCCAGATCCTGCTTGCGGAAGGAAAATGCCTGGCGGAGGCAACCGGCAAGGCGAGCCAGAAGGCGGTGACGCATAACGGGCATGCCATCCAGTGCCGGATCACCACGGAAGACCCGACCAACAATTTCATTCCCGACTATGGCCGCATCTCCGCCTATCGCGGGGCGACCGGGCTCGGGGTGCGCCTTGATGGCGGTACGGCCTATTCGGGCGCGGTGATCACCCGCTACTATGACAGCCTGCTTGAAAAGGTGACGGCCTGGGCGCCGACGCCGGAGGCGGCGATCGCGCGCATGGACCGCGCGCTTCGCGAGTTCCGAATCCGCGGGGTTTCCACGAATATCGACTTCGTGATCAACCTGCTGCGCCACCCAACCTTCCTGAACGACGCCTATACGACGCGCTTCATCGACGAGACGCCCTCGTTGTTCGATTTCAAGCCGCGCCGTGACCGGGCGACCAAGATCCTGCACTACATCGCGGATATCTCGGTCAACGGGCACCCGGAAACCGAAGGCCGCTACAAGCCGCTTCCCGATGCGCGGGTCGCGGTCGCCCCTGAGTGCCGGGTGGAAACGCCGGTTCCCGGCACACGCCAGATTTTCGCGGAACGTGGGGCCAAGGGGCTGGCGGACTGGATGCTGGAGCAGAAGCGCCTGCTCATCACCGATACCGCCATGCGTGACGGTCACCAGTCATTGCTCGCCACCCGCATGCGCTCCTTCGACATGAAGCAGGTGGCGCCTGCCTATGCGGCGAACCTGCCGGAACTCTTCTCGGTGGAATGCTGGGGTGGCGCGACCTTCGATGTCGCCTATCGATTCTTGCAGGAAAATCCCTGGCAGCGCCTGCGCGATCTGCGCGCGCGGATGCCGAACCTGCTGATCCAGATGCTGCTGCGCGGCTCCAACGGCGTCGGCTACACCAATTATCCCGACAACGTGGTGCAGGGCTTCGTTCTGCAGGCCGCCAAGTCGGGCGTCGATCTCTTCCGTGTCTTCGACAGTCTCAACTGGGTGGAGAACATGCGCGTCTCCATCGATGCGGTGCTGGAATCGGGCCGCATCTGCGAAGGCGCGATCTGTTACACCGGGGACATCGACAATCCGGCGCGCTCCAAATACGACCTGAAATACTATGTCGACATGGCGCGTGAGCTGCGCGATGCGGGCGTGCATATCCTCGGTCTGAAGGACATGGCTGGCCTGTTGAAGCCCGCCGCCGCGGTCTCCTTGATCCGGGCGCTGAAGGAAGAGGTCGGCCTGCCGATCCATCTCCACACGCATGACACCGCCGGTATCGCTTGCGCGACGATCCTGGCGGCGGCCCATGCCGGTGTCGATGCCGTCGATTGCGCCATGGATTCGCTCTCCGGCAATACCTCACAGGCAACGCTTGGCACGATCGTGGAAGCCCTTGAGCGCGGTGAACGCGAGACCGGGCTCGACGTGGATGCCATCCGCGAGATCTCCAATTACTGGGAGGCTGTGCGCGCCTATTACGTGGCTTTCGAAAGCGGCATGCAGGCCCCGGCTTCCGAGGTCTATCTGCACGAGATGCCGGGCGGCCAGTTCACCAACCTGAAGGCGCAGGCCCGCTCCATGGGGCTTGAAGAGCGCTGGCACGATGTCGCCAAGACCTATGCCGAGGTCAACCAGATGTTCGGCGATATCGTGAAGGTCACGCCATCTTCCAAGGTGGTCGGCGACATGGCCCTGATGATGGTCAGCCAGGGGCTGACGCGTGCCGAAGTGGAGGATCCCAATCGGGACATTTCCTTCCCCGACAGTGTCGTGGACATGATGCGCGGCAATCTCGGCCGGCCGGCCGGCGGCTTCCCGGAAGCCCTGCAGAAGAAAATCCTCAAGGGCGAGACGCCGCTCGACGTGCGTCCCGGCCTCAAGCTTCCCCCGGTGGATTTCGAGGTCAAGCGCCGCGAGGCGTCCGAGGCTGCGGGCGGTGTTGCCATCAACAACGAGGAACTCAACGCCTATCTGATGTATCCGAAGGTGTTTGCGGACTATCGCAGGAAGTTCGAGGAAATCGGTCCGGTGCGTGTCTTGCCGACGCCCACATTCTTCTATGGCATGGAAGAGGGCGAGGAGATCAGCGTTGAGCTCGACCCGGGCAAGACCCTGGAAATCCGCTGCCTTGCGATCACCGATTCCGACGATCACGGCAATGCCAAGGTGTTCTTCGAGCTCAACGGCCAGCCGCGCCTCATTCGCGTCGCCGACCGGCGCAAGGGGGCAAGCGCCGTCGTCCAGAAGGCCAAGGCGCAGGATGGCAATCCAAATCAGGTTGGCGCGCCGATGCCGGGTGCGGTGGCCTCCATCGGCATCAAGGTCGGAAGCAAGGTGAAGGAGGGGGATCTGCTGCTCACCATCGAGGCGATGAAGATGGAAACCGGCATTCACGCACAGCGCGATGCGGTTGTCAGAGCCATCCATGTCACGCCGGGCGAACAGATCGACGCCAAGGACCTGCTGGTCGAATTCGAGCCGGTTACCGTGGAGGCCTGA
- a CDS encoding MarR family transcriptional regulator: MPNNTDNKTTEKPATREHGYVLDEQIGYLLRKAYQRNAMIFSEKMQSGLTPTQFAVMARLDELGSVSQNQLGRHAGLDVATTKGVVDRLRARGLVETARDPNDRRRQIVSLSKEGAEHFRHNAKLGLEISTDTLAPLTATERSTLLRILKKLQ, from the coding sequence GTGCCCAATAACACAGACAACAAGACAACCGAGAAACCGGCAACGCGCGAGCACGGATATGTGCTCGACGAGCAGATCGGATACCTGCTGCGCAAGGCCTACCAGCGCAATGCCATGATATTCTCGGAAAAAATGCAGTCCGGCCTGACACCGACACAGTTCGCCGTCATGGCGCGGCTCGATGAACTGGGCTCGGTTTCACAAAACCAGCTCGGTCGCCATGCCGGTCTCGATGTCGCCACGACCAAGGGCGTGGTGGACCGCCTGCGCGCACGAGGCCTGGTCGAGACGGCCCGCGACCCCAATGACAGGCGCCGACAGATCGTCTCTCTGAGCAAGGAAGGGGCGGAGCATTTCCGCCACAACGCGAAGCTGGGCCTGGAGATATCGACAGATACGCTGGCCCCCCTCACCGCGACCGAGCGCAGCACACTCTTGCGGATCCTCAAGAAGCTGCAATAG